In Sciurus carolinensis chromosome 4, mSciCar1.2, whole genome shotgun sequence, the sequence gcctcctttcttttttcccccaatccTTTCCCCCACCCTTGGATAAAAGCCCTACATTTTGAACTAAACGCCTTAGACTATTTCCTGCGGCTGCAAAAACACCCGGGATCGTCCTTACACCTCTTCATCAGAAAATACGCTCCCCAAACACAAACCCAAGTCCCTACAAATGACATCTGATAGATTTCAGGAAAACAAGACACCTTTCCACCTTCCCAGCCAACTGTTGCCATTCTCTGGTCCAGAGCCTCTTTCTAAAGACCACTCAGTGTTCTCCTGGGAGCTGGGGTGGGTAGAGGGAAGAATACACCACTGGGATAGGGCCCAGGCTATCGCAGATTTCACCGAGGAGCTTCTCTTCAACAGCACCTCCTCGCCTCTAGCACCCCAAGTCACCTTGATTGATTGGAACCACTGACTCTTTCAAATAAAGTTGGAGGCAATTATGATAATTTAGtttacttctgaatattttaaatatcatgaaaACAAGTATAACAGCTGTGTTTTCAAAACTCTTTTGAGGTATCAACCATTAAAAGATTAGGggttttgtaaaaaaaaacacacagtgGTTTATTGAATACTTACAACGTTTACACCTTCAATATTAATTAAATTCCACTTAGTTTTAGAGGACGGAAGTGCACAAACAAGTAGCTGTTGGAAACATCTTTGAATAGGGAACACCACATATGAAACAACAGCACTAGATACCGACCCCATCGGAAATGCTAGCGGCCCTGTTTTCtgctttgaaataaaactttataatcCCCAGGAATATTTATATCCAAAGGCCAAGTATTAAGGATACACTTCACACACGCACTAGTGTCCGCTGTCTTTATCTGGAAGGAGCAGGGAAGGCGAGGAGGGGGCAATGCTGGTGTCTACACAGCCAAGAGGGAACATTCACACACAGAGAATCTAGGAGCCGACGGGATCCCTTACCACGCAGGAGTGTCCTCttcatattaaaatatggaatgctttTCTTCAGATATCcactttttttttggagggggaagTGGGGAGCGGATGCCTCAAAGGGGGCCAAAGAGAGGGGGAAGGAAATTGCACATAAATAAACCGGATGATCCAAATGCAAGAAGTCCTCAGAGCCGAGCTGGAGAGCTTGCCGGGAGTCCTGGTCTGCTTCTGGCGCCTTGGACCCGACTCACtcattctctcctccttctcctcttcttcactGCTTGAGCTCCAGGGCCCAGACATGCTGTGGCCAGCCCGTCcggcctttggttttcttgtCATTGCTGCTCACTGTGCTTTTCAAGATTTCGTTCTGGGCAGAAAGGAGATGAGGGcgagaaaaatgaagagaaattcagAGAGGATTACTGATCCCCAACCACCCTAGCACTTCCTGGGTCAGAGGAAACAgtgaaagagggaggaaaggctGGGTTTCGGGGGGATGGTTCAAATCCCAGTCCCTGAAGTAAGGTTGTGAAGGTTTGCAATGCCCTGGCTACCGCCAAGGCCTCCACACTTGCAGGGCTCAACTACTGGATGGCGAATTTATAAACAACCACCCGTTTTCCAGTCGTTTATGGAGGAACTAGGGATCTTTTTTCTGACTCCTTTTCTGACTTTCCGTGTGTGTAGGGGAGGGCAGCGGGGGTTGATGCTAAGTCTATCTTCTGTTTTCAAAAGCAATCCCAGATCCACTCTCTAGGAAAATTGGGGTGAAGGGCCCTCTGTTCTGGCCTGGGCCTCTAGTCCCGCAGCACTCAGTCTGCAGCTCAGTGGTGCCGCTCTGCCAAGGCCTCTGAAATCTCTGGTTATTCAAGAGGTCACTCGGTTATGCAGGGATCAAAGGGCCGCAAGCCCCTAAGGAGAAAATCTagcaaatggaattatttttcagGACCTTCGTGGCAATAGCCCTGTCCTGAACATCACCACGCTATGAGCACTTGGTAGGAACCTCAGAAAACTTTTAAGGGCTCAGTGTAATTTTGAGTTACTGCTAGTAATAGTGACCAtagtaatatttacttttttggcCTTAAAATGTACAGGCTCATGAAACAAGAAATAGTAGTGGAGTATACGGATCTTGGAAATTACATCGTAGCCAAAGAGAAACTGGAGCTGTATTTTGAGGTTGAAAGTACTTATTTAATGTTTACCTTTAGGTCTTTTGGGCATAATAATGAGAGCAACCATAAACTTTTTTAAGGCTCAGAATCAGTGGCAAACTCGTTTTTGGAGGAAGAAATGGGATCAATAGTGAAATGATTGTAATGGAGAGTTTCTGGGTGACTTACTTTAGAAATAACTGAATGCAAGGTCGGATTGGAGGCCAAATGAAGGCTCTAACGGAAAGTGAATGAGAGGTCCGGACCGGTGCGACCGGGAGATGGATCCGGACCAAGAGTTTGGGAGGCCGGTCCTAAGTGCCTGGGGGAGCAGCGATAACCCGGAGGGAAGATCAGAGGCTCGAAGCGTCTCTTAagaccttctcctcctcctgctgacATCCTCCCCCATCTCCTCTGCTTAAGCAGGAAACCTTCCCCACCACAACCTGGTGCAAACAACCTTGGCGCCGGACGCAGCCAAAGAATTCGGGCTGCCATTTCTCAGCCCAGTTGGAAAGAAGCCGAGAGCAGCTGTTCCCTATGCCCCGCAACCCTTACCGCCCTCTGTCCCCCGGTACTGACCagctccttcttcctcttctcctctttcACGTCTGTCTTCTTGATCTCCGCCTTGAAGGCCTCTGCCTCGCCGTTCTGGTCGTCCTTGGCCAACAGGTCCATGAGGTAGGCGATGTAGCTGGTGGCCAGGCGCAGCGTCTTGATCTTGGAGAGTTTTGTGTCGGCGGGCACATTGGGGATGCACTCGCGCAGTTCGGCGAAGGCGCTGTTGATGCTTTGAGTCCTGCGCCGCTCCTTGCGGTTGGCGGTGCCCCGGCGCTTCACCGGGCGCGGCCCCCCCAGGCCCGGAGGCCCCGCGCCGGGCGGCACTCCCCCGTAATGGGAGTGGTCCAGACCGGCTGCGCCGCTGGCATACTCGGGGCTGTAGGACAGGGCCATGCTGTAGTCGGGGGGCGACATCTCGGGGTGACCAATAAGCCAGCCATGGAAGTAGGGGTTCTCCTCGTGGCTGCAGCGGctggcggcagcggcggcggctgcggcAGCAGCGGCGGCGAAAGGATAGCCCTCATGGTGCACCACGGGGTGGTGGGGAAAACCCCCTACCAGACTCATTTCGCCCTCTGCACCCCTCCACGCGCCCCAGCGTGCGCGCAGCCCCGCCGCGCCCTCCGCCCGGGCCCCTGCTTCGGCGCTCCGcgtcctcccccaccccccaccccccagccccGGGGCGCCCGGGCCGGCCCGGCAGCCGCAGTGGGGGCTGCTGCAGCCCGGGCCCCGGCCCCGCGCCTGGCCAGCCGGGCCCGCCTCAGCAGCGCTGCGGCCACCAGCTCCCCATGGGGCGCGGCGAGCTGGTCCCGGCACCGTGCGCCCCTGGACGCTGCCGCCGCTGCCGCGGGCTCCCGCCTTCCTCTACAGCCGGCGTGCCGGCTCCTGCTTCCCCCGCTGCTGCGCGCAGGCAGAATCCTCTGGTGCTCATGCAAAAGTGCCTGGGCTCCTGCAAGGCTGCTTCGCGGAGTCGCGGGACTCCACCACGCTCGGGACGCGTTCCAGGCACTGAAGCTAACCTGGAATCCGGGGGCGAGTCCGAGCCCGGGCTGGAGGAGCCGGCCCGGCTCCGCGGGGAGGCGGCGGGGTCGACAGCTCACTGCAAAGCTACCTCCATGCGACCCTCCTCTTcccgccccttcccctccccccaccagcTCGATCTGGGTTCTTGGGCGCttattgttttaatgaaatttttggttgttgttttggtCCTTGAATGTGATTTTTAGCTGCGAGTAACGTGTCCTCACTCCTCTCAGGATCTCCCGGAGGGTATTCAGAGAGGTCTCAGTGCATCCATTTTCTCAGATCCTCTCCTTTCGGGGCAATGATTTGGTGCCCGGAAGGCGACTTGGAGCTTGAAGGCAGTGACTTGGGCTCTCGAAGGGGTCTGCGCGGTGGTAGAGGTAGCTCCCGGGTGGCGGCGGCTGTTCTCCTGGGCTGGACGCCGTAAGGGGAGCAAGCGGATTTTCCCAGCAAGATCTCCATGTACAGTTACATCTTTAGGGCCGCTCGGGTTAATATATGTCGTCAGAGGCTCCTCACGCCAATCCCGGGGCGGTGGGGGCGGCGCCTCGCGCACTCCGCAATAAAACTTTTTGATGTTCACGTTGCTAATTGCTGAGGTCCTCTTCCAGGATTGGCTGTCCCTTCATAACCATAAGATAATTGAAACAAGGGGGGGGggaaggttaaaaaaaactttttttttttatcagccaGAGGTTAATGCAAGTGTTTAACAGATGCttcactattaaaatatttccccCCAAGTCTCAAATATTGGACAATCTCAAATCAGGTATAGTatcactctattttcttttctggttaaaaaaagaaatgaactcagATAATACTTTCCGAATACTTTTGTAGGTAACAGAGGCAGGAAAGTGAGCAGGAAGGCTAATACGGTTTTGTGAGGGAGACCGGAGAGCCGAGCAGCAGGCGCGAGGACCCCATGAAGGGGTGGCTGGTAGCCAACAAGTTCTTTTTGCGGAGGAGGATACACCGCGCGGCTGGGAAGGGTGCTTCCTTTGACCTGGCACAGGTCGGAAACGCCAGACTCGGTGGCTTTTTACTTAGCCATTGCGTTACCTCGGTCAGAGCTGTTTGGAGTGGCTCAGGTTATTGTGACAACTTGTGCAGATCACGGTTGGGACCCCCGGGGCAAACGGTCATACTGATTGTAAATGCTCTCATTTCCACATTCTTCAGGGACACCAGCCCCATCGGAGACTTTGGAAGATTTCAAAGTGCTGGGTACCTCGATTCCCCGAATCTGTGGTGTGGACGGTATCGGTGTTCCCCTGGTTTAACTAGCCTGTTTGGTAAGtaactgaatattttttacaGCGTGTTCAGAgcttattttccagtttttatgaacaaacacataaatatatcTCTGCATTCCTGCCTCTCCCATAAAAGCGGGCATCTGTGGAAAGCAGGTTTAGTTATCGGAGGGGAACCATTAAACGCCAGTTTAAGAGGCAGGCCGAGAGGACGGCTCGTGGATGTTTAGACTGCTGGCCTTGGTGATCTTGAACGCATTATAAGAGAAAATGGATCTCCACTTGTAAGTCACCGGGCCGCGGGGCACCAGGGCCGCGGCGCCCGCGTGGCGTGAGCGTCTTGAGAAAGCTCTCCAGCGGCCAGGGGTGGGTTGGTCATTGGCGGGAGCTGAAATCACCCTTGATGCTTGGCCCCAGCAGCAAAGAGAGGCCGATGTGTGTCTGAGGATTCTCCCCGCCGGATGGAGTTCAGTGTGGAAAAGGGTGTCAACGGAGCCCTCGGGCTGTAAATTAGGAGGAGTCGAGGGCAGACTGTTCAGAGGCTGGCGCGGGCGGGGACGGCCTTGGACCTCGCCAGGGTAGCCCAAGAGAGACCAATGACTCCACCTTGGGAATCGCTTTTTGGGGGCAGGCACAGCCCGGCCCCAGGCCTCAAAGGGAACCTCACTCGAAGGACTCCTTAGAATAGCTCTTTCCTTGCCCGTCGGCCCCTCGCCACTGACCGTGTGGTTTGGGCTGGGAGACCGGGCCAGCGCGAATGGATAGCGTCCAACTCAGGggcccaggccctgcctgccACTATTTCCCGAGAAGGAGCACCTAGAAATAGTTTGTTTTCAGGCTTGCGGGGCTGGGCAGTAGTGGGAGGGAACTCAGAGAGGGATGTAAAAAATCTCGGTTTGAGAGTCGATTCTTCCTTTCGGTAAGGGGTCAGTTTCCCTAGACGCCCCCAACAGAGCGTTTTGAGGCCAGAACAGAGCACCGGAGTAGCAGAACCCAGGCTGGCTGGTAAGACCAGGGGCTTGCATTTGGTATCAGAGCAGAATAGCCACCTACACATAGCTCTAAACTCCCAACTTGAGTGGGTTTGCAGTTTGGGGTACAAGTAGAGTCTTTTTAAGAACTGTTTCTTCAATGAAAGAATACAGGTAGTGTGGTCGGGGACTCTGTTTACATTTTCACCAGGAGGCAAACCGGGAATGTGTAAATACTGGTAGTTCAATCCTCTGACAtttgatacatttaaaaagtctgtttataaaaacacatttaggCCTTGGGAGCAGGTAGACAAGTAAGATGGTTGCACTGGGAACAGATAAAAGTTTAGGGAAAGTAGCTGTTTGTCTGCTTTCAGAAATGGAGTTTGGGGGGATTGAAGAAAGGTAGAAGAATTCAGAAGAAGACTGGGTTGGGGATTGAGAAAGTGTTCATCACAGGCAAGTGGCCTCAATTGTAAAGAATCACAATTTgctacttttagtttttctcgTCCCTTtaaaattgaaaccaaaaaaaTGGGTGAGTCGATTTGTGGCCTCAGATAACACCTCAAGTGATAAAAGAAATGGACAATATGGGTCAGAAAGCGGTGGTCATAAAAGATGCTAATCTGGACATCACCCCTGACAGCATCATTATCAGCTAATTACCATGATCTAGGGGTCTAAAGCTTCATGTTATCTCAATAACCCAAACCCAGGGGTTAGAGCCTTAGAAAGGTGACCCCTAAGTGGCTTAGAAAGAGGAGACAAATGGATGAACTCTAGTGGTGTACCTAACTGTAGCAACTGCTTCAGGGAGGCCAAACTGGTCCCAATCAACTGAACTCTACTCTGAGTGCATAGATGTACACATTCACTTTTTCCTTTGAATGTCACCTGGGACATTTTGCTCCAGGAATCCCAGAATGCTGGGTTAACCTGCTGCTTTGGAAAACTGTAAGACTAAGATGCCTGCTTAATTTTGCCCCCAATTTTAGTGGCCTACCCATGTAGGCAAGTAGTGATGGAgtcagtggtggtggtggaggagaggTTGGTGTGGTGATGAAGGGGacagtgggaggggaaggggtgtaaCTTAGCTGTCAGCCTTGGAGCCCCACTTCTGGGCTGTCCTTGTGTGGCCTCTGCTATGCTGCTACCCAAAAGATGCATATTCATAGTTTTCAAAGGGCTCAAGGAACTGCAAAAATGTGGTTGGGACTGCCCTGGCTGCTTTGGGAGAAATTCTAGGGAGTGgatgctttttttcttctccattggAGCTGAGGGCTCACCCAGGGTTTGAGATTGAGTCACAACAAGGCATCCTAGGTTCAGGGGAGTGTGTGTGATTCTGAGTCCCACAGTTTGCCTGTGGCTGATGGTATACCCACTGTGCTGCCTTACATCTGCCTCCAGACAAATAAGCAGAGCAGCATTATTTTGTGCCC encodes:
- the Hand2 gene encoding heart- and neural crest derivatives-expressed protein 2; protein product: MSLVGGFPHHPVVHHEGYPFAAAAAAAAAAAASRCSHEENPYFHGWLIGHPEMSPPDYSMALSYSPEYASGAAGLDHSHYGGVPPGAGPPGLGGPRPVKRRGTANRKERRRTQSINSAFAELRECIPNVPADTKLSKIKTLRLATSYIAYLMDLLAKDDQNGEAEAFKAEIKKTDVKEEKRKKELNEILKSTVSSNDKKTKGRTGWPQHVWALELKQ